Within [Limnothrix rosea] IAM M-220, the genomic segment GAAATACGGAGATGTTTTTAAAGTTCTTTCTGGTTTTTATGTGTCCCAAAAAAGACGCTTGGGGCAACAAATAATTGCAGATAAATTTTGCCACTGAAAAACTGAGCATCAAATAAATAGTCTTCTCAGTATATTTGATGGTTTTTGTTGATATTTGTTGTTGAAATTAGTTTTTAATTCCGTGTTTTCACTTATTCGGAACGTAGGGCAACGATGGGGTCGAGTTTGGCCGCTTGCCGGGCGGGAAAAACACCAAAAAATAAACCAATTCCACCAGATACACCGACTGCAATAAGAATCGTTGTGGCCGAAATGGGAGCTGCTAAGGGAGTGAGGGCGTTGGTGAGCATAATGCCGCCGAGGCCAAGGCTAGTACCAAAGGCTCCACCAATTCCAGCAAGGATGACAGATTCGATCAGAAATTGGAACAATACATCATCCCTAGTTGCACCGAGGGCTTTGCGGAGGCCGATTTCGCTAGTGCGCTCTGTAACGGAAACTAGCATGATATTCATGATGCCAATGCCGCCGACGAGGAGGGAAATGCCGGCGATCGCCGCCAGCATTGTCGTTAAAGCGCCAGTGATTGTATTGGCAACTTCGAGGAGATCCTGTTGGGATTGCACACTAAAATCATCTTCATCGACAATCTTGTGGCGCAACCGCAGAAGATTTTCAATTTGGAAGGTCATGGCTCGGACGCGGTCTTCCCGCTCACCGGAAACAGAAATAAAGGTGACTTCTGTACCAAAGGGAGATGTTCGACCAACCACCTGATTCGCCATGGTTGTCAGGGGAATATAAACCGCGTTATCGAGATTTGTGCCGAGGGATGCGCCCTTCTCTTCCATCACGCCGACAATATCGAAGGAAATATTACGCACACGGATTTTTTGACCGACGGGGTCGACATTTTGAAACATCTCATCGACAATTTCTGAGCCGACCACAGCAATACGTTTATTGCGCTTCAGGTCGTCATCAATCACAAAACGACCCCGATCTAGGATAAATTCCCGCACATCGGGAAATTCTGGCGTAACACCGACAATTAAAGACTCTTTGTTCACGCCCCGGAAACGCACATTGCCGCGTCCATTAATCTGGGGGGCAACGCCTGCGACATTGGGCACTTGTTCGGCGATCGCCTGAGCATCTTCCCAAACGAGGGTCTTCGGCAAATCGATGGTTGTCCGTTGGGCAGCGCGGGAACCGGGGATGATAAACAGCACATTAGAGCCGAGGGATTCAAATTCTTCGGCGGCGAGTTTTTGTGCCCCTTGCCCCAAACCCACCATTGCAATGACCGACGCATTGCCGATAATAATGCCCAGCATCGTTAAACCGCTGCGCATTTTGTTTGTACGCAGGGTGGCGATCGCCATCTGTAGATGTTCTAAAACGTGTAATCCCATCGGCAAATTTGGCGTAAATGTAAAACCTTTCCTAAGGTAATCAAAAACGCGGCTAATTGGCAGAATTAATCTTTCGTTAGGCTCTCGTATTGCTCTTTCGTAATGCGTCCGGTATCAAACAATGTTTCCGTAATTTCAGAAATAGTTAGTACCGAATAGGCGTTGTAACCCTGAGCCTTAAGGCGATCTTTTACGCCCCCTTCATGATCAATGAGCACCACCATATCTTTAACGACGAGGCCTGCCGATTCGAGTTTTTGTGCGCCTTCAACGATACTTTTACCACTAATCAAAATGTCATCGATCACGGCGATGGTTTCACCCTTTTCAAAGTGACCCTCAATTAACCGTCGCGTACCATGGGCTTTCACTTCCTTACGAGGGAAAATCATCGGCGTTTTTAGTTTCAAAGCCAAGCCCGTCGCTGTCGGCAAAGAGCCATAGGGAATTCCCGCAACACGGTCAAAATTTAGTTTCTCAACAATCTCGGCATAGGCTTTAAGCACTTCACTAAAAACCTGTGGATTCGAGATGATTTTCCGCAGATCGATGTAATAGGAAAAGGTCGCGCCGGACGCTTGCACATATTCCCCAAACATCAAACAGCCCAAATCAAAAAGCTGCAAAATGAGTTTTTCTTGGGGATGGCGGTTGGGAAATTTTAGTTCAGTTTCCCAAATATCACAGCTGGCTTGATCGGGAATAAAAGGTGTCCGAATCGTTTCAATTTTTTGACGAAGACTATCAACCGTTTGGGTGCAATTCGTTTGGCTTAAAAAATCATTGGGCACCGGAATTAATAACCCAGAACCGCTACTATTTAGTCCGGCTTGTAAAATATCTTCAAGGGGATGTTTATCCTGCCAAATACTCCGCGCTAAAATCCAGCGTTCTGGGGCAATTTTCCTTACCCGTGCAAAGGTTTCCGGGCGATCGCCGCCAATTTCCAAGGCAACTTGTTCTGGTGTGCCCCACTGCTTAGTTTCTGTGACGAGATGGAGATAAAAAGGCGTTTCGAGATCAGGATAAGCCTGAATGCTGAGAGCACCGGGGTTAGAAGTACGACATTGCAAAAAAACAGCTTTATCGGGGTAAAGCAAAAACGGCGCAATGTGATCCTGCCCGGGGTAAGGACTGAGGGTAACGGCATCCACACCCCAATCTTGAAAAATTGTGCGAGCGAAAGTTGTGCCAGTGTTTAAATCCGCGTGTTTCGCATCAAGAATGACAGGAAGATCCGAGGGGATTTTTTTGAGAATGCGCGTTAATAGTTCAAATCCCGCTGCCCCAAAAACTTGATAAAAACCCAAGGTCGGCTTGTAGGCACAGACAAAATCTGAGGTTTGTTCAATGACACCCAGTAGCCATCTTTCCAAATCTACCAACAAGTCACCACTATCTAACTGTGGGGGCAACATTTCTGGGTTCGGATCTAGTCCTGCAATCAAAATAGTCTGATTACGGGCGATCGCCGCCGTGAGTTTGTCATTAAACTGCGAATACTTTAGCTCCAATCTTGAACATCCTCCCCTTGACGTAAATGGCTGTAAGCTCTTCCAGAACTATGAATTTCTCTAGTTTTGGCAAATAGTGATTCTTCCGTTAACCCCCACTGCTGAAAAAGCAGCTTCAAATCCTGTTGAATTTCCCGCGCCCCCGGAAAGCCTTTATAGCGAATATGCAACCGCGCCAACTCCACTAAATGATGTTCTGTCGGATTGCCCTTCAGAAGCTGATCAACAATTAGGCGATCGCGGTTTGCTTGGGGATGAACTTGATCTTGCGGCATAGACAGTTAACAGTTATCAGTGAACAGTTATCAGATATCAATGGATGATGGACAATGTCAACAGCTAAGAAATAATTTAACAACTTAGCGAATAGAATGCTTGAAATCGTACTGTTTTCTAGGTTTACATAACTGTTTGGAACTTCGACTATGATCTTCTGACCACTACAAGCTCTTGCTCTCGAAACCCTGAAATCTGAAATCTCCTGAAATCTGAAATCTGATGTCTGATATCTATTCCCTGTTAACTGATACCTGCTCACTGATAACTGATACCTGATAACTGTTCACTGATAACTGTTCACTGATACCTGCTCACTGATACCTGCTCACTGATAACTGATACCTGATAACTGTTCACTGATAACTGTTCACTGTTCACTGAATCACTGAGTTAAGCCATGCTTAAGGGCATAGCGCACAAGCTCGGTACGGCTATTTGTGCCCGTTTTACCGAAGAGGCGGCTGACGTATTTTTCGACGTTACGCACGCTAGTTTCGAGCTGCTTGGCAATTTCTTTGTTCATCAGACCCTGGGCAACTAGATCTAAAACACTCTGTTCACGGGGAGTGAGATCAATTTTTAGGGGAGGGGGAGTCGTCACCAATTGGTTTTGTTGACCAAGGAACTGTTTAATTTCTTTTAGATCTTGGGCAATGCCATCAAGATTTGCATCGCCACCGCTTTGGGTTTCGGCGATCGCCTCCTCTTTCGTTAGAAGGTTTTTGACAATCGCTTCTAGTTCTTCCGGTTCAAAGGGCTTGGGTAAATAGGCATCGCAGCCTGCTTGATAACCTTGGATGCGATCGCTAGTCATGCCACGGGCAGTCAGAAAAACCACGGGCAATGTTTTGAAACGGGGATCTTCGCGGAGCTTTTCGAGGAAATCATAGCCACTCATCTGGGGCATCATAATGTCGGAAATCACAAGATCTGGCGTGAAAGTTTGTAGCAATTCCAAAGCCTTTGTTGCATTTTCCGCTGCCGTCACCGACAAATTTTCATCATCATCCAAATAGGCTTGTACAGACTCTCGTACGCCCGGTTCATCATCTACGAGCAAAATATTGTAGGTTTTATCCATTGCCTCTGCCGAATTTGGGATGTGTTGATTATATCCCCTTCATTTGTCGCAACTCTAGGTGGGTAAAGATGGAGAGAACCGAACCTCTACAGGTATTTGTCTACGGCACTTTAAAACCTGAGCATCTTAATTTTGAGCTATTTTGCGCTGGGAAAATAATTGGTGCATTGCCAGCTCTGGTCA encodes:
- a CDS encoding ABC transporter permease, with amino-acid sequence MGLHVLEHLQMAIATLRTNKMRSGLTMLGIIIGNASVIAMVGLGQGAQKLAAEEFESLGSNVLFIIPGSRAAQRTTIDLPKTLVWEDAQAIAEQVPNVAGVAPQINGRGNVRFRGVNKESLIVGVTPEFPDVREFILDRGRFVIDDDLKRNKRIAVVGSEIVDEMFQNVDPVGQKIRVRNISFDIVGVMEEKGASLGTNLDNAVYIPLTTMANQVVGRTSPFGTEVTFISVSGEREDRVRAMTFQIENLLRLRHKIVDEDDFSVQSQQDLLEVANTITGALTTMLAAIAGISLLVGGIGIMNIMLVSVTERTSEIGLRKALGATRDDVLFQFLIESVILAGIGGAFGTSLGLGGIMLTNALTPLAAPISATTILIAVGVSGGIGLFFGVFPARQAAKLDPIVALRSE
- a CDS encoding bifunctional orotidine-5'-phosphate decarboxylase/orotate phosphoribosyltransferase, translated to MELKYSQFNDKLTAAIARNQTILIAGLDPNPEMLPPQLDSGDLLVDLERWLLGVIEQTSDFVCAYKPTLGFYQVFGAAGFELLTRILKKIPSDLPVILDAKHADLNTGTTFARTIFQDWGVDAVTLSPYPGQDHIAPFLLYPDKAVFLQCRTSNPGALSIQAYPDLETPFYLHLVTETKQWGTPEQVALEIGGDRPETFARVRKIAPERWILARSIWQDKHPLEDILQAGLNSSGSGLLIPVPNDFLSQTNCTQTVDSLRQKIETIRTPFIPDQASCDIWETELKFPNRHPQEKLILQLFDLGCLMFGEYVQASGATFSYYIDLRKIISNPQVFSEVLKAYAEIVEKLNFDRVAGIPYGSLPTATGLALKLKTPMIFPRKEVKAHGTRRLIEGHFEKGETIAVIDDILISGKSIVEGAQKLESAGLVVKDMVVLIDHEGGVKDRLKAQGYNAYSVLTISEITETLFDTGRITKEQYESLTKD
- a CDS encoding DUF3288 family protein, translated to MPQDQVHPQANRDRLIVDQLLKGNPTEHHLVELARLHIRYKGFPGAREIQQDLKLLFQQWGLTEESLFAKTREIHSSGRAYSHLRQGEDVQDWS
- a CDS encoding response regulator transcription factor encodes the protein MDKTYNILLVDDEPGVRESVQAYLDDDENLSVTAAENATKALELLQTFTPDLVISDIMMPQMSGYDFLEKLREDPRFKTLPVVFLTARGMTSDRIQGYQAGCDAYLPKPFEPEELEAIVKNLLTKEEAIAETQSGGDANLDGIAQDLKEIKQFLGQQNQLVTTPPPLKIDLTPREQSVLDLVAQGLMNKEIAKQLETSVRNVEKYVSRLFGKTGTNSRTELVRYALKHGLTQ